Proteins from a genomic interval of Streptococcus oralis:
- a CDS encoding DUF4299 family protein, whose amino-acid sequence MAKTFFIPNKDSILGQQEVLTAKSILALVEGLESHSYDAVYLRQPLNRLEYMECGIVGQSQFLFKINYADSRKGYQVVIPDFLTRADWEIVEVLLQALSNKLGEAVEGLEDFDFEAYFRQTVKQYLADKAVRLVYCQGLLAPIYLNKEYLESFLAEDGLARFEELVKKVQGSDAYLASVKFYPDAQGKVHGIYHLAQGVKTILPKEPFVPVPYTEQLAGKELVWEIDLVTISGDGSKAEDYEVIARLDYVKFLESLPEAFYHQLDANQLEVQAILGQDFEGLATIK is encoded by the coding sequence ATGGCGAAAACATTTTTTATCCCAAATAAAGATAGTATTCTAGGACAACAGGAGGTCTTGACTGCCAAGTCCATCTTGGCCTTGGTGGAGGGCTTGGAGTCGCATAGTTATGATGCAGTCTATCTCCGTCAGCCCCTCAATCGTCTCGAATACATGGAGTGTGGGATTGTAGGCCAGTCGCAATTTCTTTTCAAAATCAACTATGCGGATAGTCGAAAAGGCTATCAAGTGGTGATTCCAGATTTTCTTACTAGAGCAGACTGGGAGATTGTAGAAGTTCTCCTCCAAGCCCTATCAAACAAGTTGGGGGAAGCGGTAGAAGGGCTAGAAGACTTTGACTTTGAAGCTTATTTCCGACAAACGGTCAAGCAATATTTAGCGGATAAGGCGGTTCGTTTAGTATATTGCCAAGGACTCTTGGCCCCTATCTATCTCAACAAGGAATACCTCGAGAGCTTTTTGGCTGAGGATGGATTGGCACGTTTTGAAGAGCTGGTCAAGAAGGTTCAAGGCTCTGATGCCTACCTTGCCAGTGTGAAATTTTACCCAGACGCCCAAGGCAAGGTGCACGGTATCTACCACCTAGCCCAGGGAGTCAAGACGATTTTGCCAAAGGAACCCTTTGTACCAGTGCCTTATACCGAGCAGCTGGCAGGCAAGGAGCTTGTTTGGGAGATTGACCTAGTGACGATTTCTGGTGATGGGTCCAAAGCAGAAGACTATGAAGTCATTGCTCGCTTAGATTATGTAAAATTCCTAGAGTCACTACCAGAAGCATTTTACCACCAACTAGATGCCAATCAATTAGAAGTACAAGCCATCCTAGGACAAGATTTTGAAGGATTGGCAACCATCAAGTAG
- a CDS encoding rhodanese-related sulfurtransferase, whose protein sequence is MAKDIRVLLYYLYTPIENAEQFAADHLAFCKSIGLKGRILVADEGINGTVSGDYETTQKYMDYVHSLPGMEDLWFKIDEESEQAFKKMFVRYKKEIVHLGLEDNDFDNDINPLETTGAYLSPKEFKEALLDEDTVVLDTRNDYEYDLGHFRGAIRPDIRNFRELPQWVRDNKEKFMDKRVVVYCTGGVRCEKFSGWMVREGYKDVGQLHGGIATYGKDPEVQGELWDGKMYVFDERIAVDVNHVNPTIVGKDWFDGTPCERYVNCGNPFCNRRILTSEENEDKYLRGCSHECRVHPRNRYVSENELTQAEVVERLAAIGESLDQIASV, encoded by the coding sequence ATGGCAAAAGATATTCGTGTCTTACTTTACTACCTCTATACTCCAATTGAAAACGCAGAGCAATTTGCGGCAGACCACTTGGCTTTCTGTAAATCAATCGGCCTTAAAGGCCGTATCCTAGTCGCTGACGAGGGAATCAACGGAACCGTTTCAGGTGACTACGAAACAACTCAAAAATATATGGACTACGTTCACAGTCTCCCAGGCATGGAAGACCTCTGGTTCAAGATTGACGAAGAAAGTGAACAAGCTTTTAAGAAGATGTTTGTTCGCTACAAGAAAGAAATTGTCCACCTTGGTTTAGAAGACAACGACTTTGACAACGACATTAACCCACTTGAAACGACGGGTGCTTACTTGTCTCCAAAAGAGTTCAAAGAAGCACTTCTGGACGAAGATACAGTGGTCCTTGACACACGTAACGATTATGAGTACGACCTAGGACATTTCCGTGGAGCTATCCGCCCAGACATCCGCAACTTCCGTGAGTTGCCACAATGGGTCCGCGACAACAAGGAAAAATTCATGGACAAACGTGTCGTAGTTTACTGTACAGGTGGCGTTCGCTGTGAGAAATTCTCAGGTTGGATGGTTCGTGAAGGCTACAAAGATGTTGGCCAATTGCACGGAGGAATCGCAACTTACGGTAAAGACCCAGAAGTTCAAGGTGAACTTTGGGATGGGAAAATGTACGTCTTTGACGAGCGTATCGCAGTCGATGTCAACCATGTTAACCCAACCATCGTAGGGAAAGACTGGTTTGATGGAACACCATGTGAACGCTATGTCAACTGTGGAAATCCCTTCTGTAACCGTCGTATCCTAACATCAGAAGAAAATGAAGACAAGTACCTTCGTGGATGCTCACACGAGTGCCGTGTTCACCCACGCAACCGTTATGTTTCAGAAAATGAATTGACACAAGCAGAAGTGGTGGAGCGCCTAGCTGCTATCGGTGAAAGCTTGGATCAGATCGCTTCAGTATAA
- a CDS encoding bacteriocin immunity protein yields MTPLKWFAGGSERRCEAMTIIDHLLEDIKDEHQFTPLKNQLVIYKKRLEDDGTSVPFILSQMNVDISRVLIENKLSLSESQAEQIKKLRELSVIRYGY; encoded by the coding sequence ATGACACCATTAAAATGGTTTGCTGGAGGAAGTGAAAGACGTTGTGAAGCCATGACTATCATTGATCATCTACTGGAAGATATAAAGGATGAGCATCAATTTACTCCCTTGAAAAATCAGTTAGTGATCTATAAAAAACGATTAGAGGACGACGGGACCTCTGTTCCATTTATATTGAGCCAAATGAATGTTGACATCTCGCGTGTATTGATTGAAAACAAGCTAAGTTTGTCAGAAAGTCAAGCTGAGCAGATCAAAAAATTGAGAGAATTATCTGTTATTCGGTATGGTTACTGA
- a CDS encoding CPBP family intramembrane glutamic endopeptidase produces the protein MKKYRLLFKMSAVFSYLFFVFGLSQLTSIVQNYWQFSSQVGNFFWIRNILSLLFSGVMIWILVKTGHGYLFRIPRKKWFWYSILAVLVAVVHISFNIQTARYVQSTAEGWALLIGFSETNFAELGIYISLFFLVPLMEELLYRGLLQHAFFKHSRFGLDLLLPSILFALPHFSSLPSLLDIFVFATFGIIFAGLTRYTKSIYPSYAVHVINNIVATLPFLLTFLHRVFG, from the coding sequence ATGAAAAAATATCGTCTTCTTTTCAAAATGAGTGCTGTCTTCTCTTATCTATTTTTCGTATTTGGCCTTTCTCAGCTGACGTCTATTGTTCAAAATTATTGGCAATTTTCTTCTCAGGTAGGAAATTTCTTCTGGATTCGAAATATCTTGAGTTTGCTATTTAGCGGAGTCATGATTTGGATTCTGGTTAAGACAGGCCATGGTTATCTCTTTCGCATTCCAAGAAAAAAATGGTTCTGGTATTCAATCCTGGCAGTCCTAGTAGCGGTAGTTCATATATCTTTTAATATTCAGACAGCTAGATATGTTCAGTCAACTGCGGAAGGTTGGGCTCTACTGATTGGTTTTAGTGAGACTAATTTTGCCGAATTGGGTATCTACATATCCCTGTTCTTTCTGGTGCCACTGATGGAAGAGTTGCTCTATAGAGGATTACTTCAACACGCCTTCTTTAAACATTCAAGATTTGGTCTTGATTTGCTCCTTCCTTCTATTTTATTTGCTCTCCCTCATTTTTCAAGCCTGCCTAGTCTGTTAGATATCTTTGTCTTTGCAACATTTGGAATCATCTTTGCTGGTTTGACCCGCTATACCAAGAGCATTTATCCTTCCTATGCGGTGCATGTGATCAATAATATTGTAGCGACATTACCATTTTTGCTGACTTTTTTACATAGGGTGTTTGGGTAA
- a CDS encoding ABC transporter substrate-binding protein gives MKNWKKYAFASASVVALAAGLAACGNLTGNNKKAADTASSEKPVLKMYQIGDKPDNLDELLENANKIIEEKVGAKLDIQYLGWGDYSKKMSVITSSGENYDIAFADNYVVNAQKGAYADLTDLYKKEGAELYKALDPAYIKGNTVNGKIYAVPVAANVASSQNFAFNGTLLAKYGIDISGVTSYETLEPVLKQIKEKAPDVVPFAVTKNFIPSDNFDYPVPNGLPFVIDLEGDTTKIVNRYEVPRFKEHLKTLHKFYEAGYIPKDVATSDTSFDLQQDTWFVREETVGPADYGNSLLSRVANKDIQIKPITNFIKKNQTTQVANFVISNNSKNKEKSMEVLNLLNTNPELLNGLVYGPEGKNWEKVEGKENRVRVLDAYKGNTHMSGWNTGNNWILYINENVTDQQIEDSKKQLAEAKESPALGFIFNTDSVKSEISAISNTMQQFDTAINTGTVDPDKAIPELMEKLKSEGAYEKVLNEMQKQYDEFLKNKKS, from the coding sequence ATGAAAAACTGGAAAAAATATGCTTTTGCATCTGCTAGCGTAGTCGCTTTGGCTGCTGGTCTTGCTGCTTGTGGAAACCTTACAGGTAACAACAAAAAAGCTGCTGACACTGCTTCAAGTGAAAAACCTGTTCTTAAAATGTACCAAATTGGTGACAAACCAGACAACTTGGATGAATTGCTAGAAAATGCAAACAAAATCATCGAAGAAAAAGTCGGTGCTAAACTGGATATCCAATACCTCGGATGGGGTGACTACAGCAAGAAAATGTCCGTTATCACATCATCTGGTGAAAACTATGACATCGCCTTTGCAGATAACTATGTTGTAAATGCTCAAAAAGGTGCTTACGCTGACTTGACTGATTTGTACAAGAAAGAAGGAGCAGAGCTTTACAAAGCACTTGACCCAGCTTACATCAAAGGAAACACTGTAAACGGTAAGATCTATGCTGTTCCAGTTGCAGCCAACGTTGCATCATCTCAAAACTTCGCCTTCAACGGAACTCTTCTTGCTAAATACGGTATCGATATTTCAGGTGTCACTTCATACGAAACACTTGAACCAGTTTTGAAACAAATCAAAGAAAAAGCTCCAGATGTAGTGCCATTTGCGGTTACGAAGAACTTTATCCCATCTGATAACTTTGACTACCCAGTACCAAACGGACTTCCATTTGTTATCGACCTTGAAGGAGACACTACTAAGATCGTAAACCGTTACGAAGTGCCTCGTTTCAAAGAACACTTGAAGACTCTTCACAAATTCTATGAAGCTGGATATATTCCAAAAGACGTAGCAACAAGCGACACTTCATTTGACCTTCAACAAGATACTTGGTTCGTTCGTGAAGAAACAGTAGGACCAGCTGACTACGGTAACAGCTTGCTCTCACGCGTTGCTAACAAAGACATCCAAATCAAACCAATCACAAACTTTATCAAGAAAAACCAAACAACACAAGTTGCTAACTTTGTCATCTCAAACAACTCTAAGAACAAAGAAAAATCAATGGAAGTGTTGAACCTCTTGAACACTAACCCAGAACTATTGAACGGCCTTGTTTACGGTCCAGAAGGCAAGAACTGGGAAAAAGTTGAAGGTAAAGAAAACCGTGTACGCGTTCTTGATGCCTACAAAGGAAACACTCACATGTCAGGTTGGAACACTGGTAACAACTGGATCCTTTACATCAACGAAAACGTTACAGACCAACAAATCGAAGATTCTAAGAAACAATTGGCAGAAGCTAAAGAATCTCCAGCACTTGGATTCATCTTTAACACTGACAGTGTGAAATCAGAAATCTCAGCAATTTCTAACACAATGCAACAATTCGATACAGCTATCAATACAGGTACTGTAGATCCAGATAAAGCTATTCCAGAATTGATGGAAAAATTGAAATCTGAAGGTGCCTACGAAAAAGTATTGAACGAAATGCAAAAACAATATGACGAATTCTTGAAAAACAAAAAATCATAA
- a CDS encoding carbohydrate ABC transporter permease, which yields MAEKKIKKEKIDNVGIHSFSKKADIFFSIISGLIALSCILPFIFVIIISVTDEKSILQYGYSFFPSKFGVDGFQFLAQFKDKILQALFISVFVTVVGTVTNVFITTTYAYAISRTTFKYRRFFTIFALLSMLFNAGLVPGYIVVTRLLQLGDTVWALIVPMLLSPFNIILMRSFFKKTIPEAILESARIDGASEARIFFQICLPLSLPGIATITLLTALGFWNDWFNALLYIKSDNLYPLQYLLMQIQQNMDYIAKAVGLSGQLGVALPKETGRMAMVVVATLPIAILYPFFQRYFVKGLTIGGVKE from the coding sequence ATGGCAGAAAAGAAAATTAAAAAAGAAAAAATCGATAATGTCGGCATTCACTCCTTCAGTAAGAAAGCAGATATCTTCTTTAGTATCATCTCTGGTTTAATCGCTCTTTCTTGTATCTTGCCCTTTATCTTCGTTATCATCATTTCGGTGACAGATGAAAAGAGCATCCTCCAGTATGGATATAGCTTTTTCCCTTCGAAGTTCGGTGTAGATGGATTCCAGTTTCTAGCTCAGTTTAAAGATAAGATCCTCCAAGCGCTCTTTATCTCAGTTTTTGTAACTGTAGTCGGAACAGTGACCAACGTCTTCATTACAACTACTTATGCCTACGCCATCTCACGTACAACCTTTAAGTACCGCAGATTCTTTACGATCTTCGCTCTTCTTAGTATGTTGTTCAATGCTGGTTTGGTACCAGGCTATATCGTGGTTACTCGACTGCTTCAACTTGGTGATACCGTTTGGGCCTTGATTGTTCCAATGCTTCTCTCACCATTCAACATCATCTTGATGCGTTCCTTCTTCAAGAAGACCATTCCAGAAGCCATTCTCGAGTCCGCTCGTATCGATGGTGCCAGCGAAGCTCGGATCTTCTTCCAGATCTGTTTGCCATTGTCACTTCCAGGTATCGCAACCATCACGCTTTTGACAGCTCTTGGTTTCTGGAACGACTGGTTCAACGCCCTTCTTTACATCAAGAGTGACAACTTGTATCCATTGCAATATTTGCTCATGCAAATCCAACAAAATATGGACTACATCGCAAAAGCAGTCGGTCTATCTGGTCAACTGGGAGTTGCTCTTCCAAAAGAAACAGGTCGTATGGCTATGGTTGTCGTTGCAACCCTTCCAATCGCGATTCTATATCCATTCTTCCAACGCTACTTTGTAAAAGGTTTGACCATCGGTGGTGTGAAAGAATAG
- a CDS encoding ABC transporter permease: MKKFSKTLRDNWIFLLMVLPGALWLILFFYIPVFGNVVAFKDYHMTSNGFIDSIVNSKWVGLDNFRFLFSSKDAFIITRNTVLYNLGFIFIGLIVSVGIAIILSELRSKRMVKIFQTSMLFPYFLSWVIISFFTDAFLNIDKGVFNHFLTSIGMKEVNFYADLGIWPYLLLFLGIWKGFGYSSVMYYATIMGIDPTYYEAATVDGASKWQRIRNVTIPQLTPLVTVLTILAVGNIFRADFGLFYQIPHNAGQLYNVTNVLDVYVFNGLTQTADIGMASAAGLYQSVVGLILVILSNLLARRVDPNSALF, translated from the coding sequence ATGAAAAAGTTTTCAAAGACCTTGAGAGATAACTGGATCTTTCTCTTGATGGTTTTACCAGGGGCACTCTGGTTGATTCTATTCTTTTACATTCCAGTATTTGGGAATGTGGTCGCCTTTAAAGACTACCATATGACCAGTAATGGTTTCATAGATAGTATTGTGAATAGTAAATGGGTCGGGTTAGATAATTTCAGATTCTTGTTTAGTTCAAAAGATGCCTTTATCATCACTCGAAATACCGTTCTTTATAATCTCGGCTTTATCTTTATCGGTTTGATTGTATCAGTAGGGATTGCCATCATCCTCAGCGAGCTTCGCTCTAAGAGAATGGTTAAGATTTTCCAAACGTCTATGTTGTTCCCTTACTTCCTGTCATGGGTTATCATCAGTTTCTTTACAGATGCCTTCCTAAACATTGACAAAGGGGTCTTCAACCATTTCCTAACATCCATTGGCATGAAGGAAGTCAACTTCTACGCTGACTTAGGCATTTGGCCATACCTTCTCCTTTTCCTAGGTATTTGGAAAGGCTTTGGATATAGCAGTGTCATGTACTATGCGACGATCATGGGGATTGATCCAACCTACTACGAAGCAGCAACAGTGGACGGGGCTAGCAAGTGGCAACGCATTCGCAACGTAACCATTCCTCAGTTGACTCCGCTTGTAACAGTCTTGACCATCCTTGCAGTCGGAAATATCTTCCGCGCAGACTTCGGTCTCTTCTATCAAATCCCACACAATGCTGGTCAGCTTTACAATGTAACCAACGTTTTGGACGTATATGTCTTTAATGGTTTGACTCAGACAGCAGATATCGGTATGGCTTCAGCAGCCGGTCTTTACCAATCCGTTGTCGGTTTGATTCTGGTTATCCTATCAAACTTGCTTGCAAGACGAGTCGATCCAAACTCAGCTTTGTTCTAG
- a CDS encoding DUF4767 domain-containing protein, whose amino-acid sequence MKKLLLVLGASMLVLSACHRVTEDGVTSPSIPREQQTKETTNYFHYLADSYQKALSHEKEVEAATVQSPMAATLAAMEELQLSNPTDQALIMKNYSDFQKLIQYNTEKWEEEFASWASSMGQSYHRLKHRNFDEKNDLIKKLETTTVSQKSVKWNVFGVSSDNAYDYLVLDAYYDNQDKHFYLFTLKGGQAQVLHTDKTLETIPTANFEETENTDLAQRFKEFLLKTSVTTESEPDTDNSSLIDKIKTAMESYSDSKGERFKSTNLATYGHYYGLAVPDQIMQFGQVDGVNYTFKWYGYIAGSGSGRFELLDCYVNEAETEVILFGYKDGNPALLHTEGRPEIDKNESGAIINAQVHFVEFHHPILEQVFN is encoded by the coding sequence ATGAAAAAGTTACTACTGGTCCTAGGTGCTAGTATGCTAGTCTTATCTGCCTGCCACAGAGTGACAGAGGATGGTGTAACTAGTCCGTCAATACCAAGGGAGCAACAAACCAAGGAAACAACCAACTATTTTCACTATTTAGCAGATTCCTATCAAAAGGCTCTTTCGCACGAAAAAGAAGTCGAGGCTGCAACTGTTCAATCACCGATGGCTGCCACACTTGCAGCCATGGAAGAACTCCAGTTATCTAATCCGACTGATCAAGCCTTGATTATGAAGAACTACTCAGATTTTCAGAAGCTAATCCAATACAACACCGAAAAGTGGGAAGAAGAGTTTGCAAGTTGGGCTTCTTCTATGGGGCAGTCCTATCATAGACTAAAGCATAGAAACTTTGATGAAAAGAATGACCTCATCAAAAAATTAGAAACAACAACTGTCTCTCAGAAAAGTGTCAAATGGAATGTTTTTGGAGTATCGAGTGACAATGCCTATGATTACTTGGTTTTGGATGCCTACTATGACAATCAGGACAAACATTTCTACCTATTTACACTGAAGGGTGGGCAAGCGCAGGTCTTGCATACCGATAAGACACTGGAAACTATCCCTACTGCAAATTTTGAAGAGACTGAGAATACAGATTTAGCGCAACGTTTTAAGGAATTTCTATTAAAAACAAGTGTAACTACAGAGAGCGAGCCAGATACAGATAATAGTTCTTTAATAGACAAGATAAAAACAGCCATGGAATCCTATTCGGATAGTAAAGGTGAAAGATTTAAGTCAACTAACTTAGCAACATATGGTCACTACTATGGACTAGCAGTGCCAGACCAGATAATGCAATTTGGACAAGTAGATGGGGTGAATTATACTTTTAAATGGTATGGGTATATTGCAGGTTCAGGTTCTGGGCGGTTTGAACTCCTAGATTGCTATGTGAATGAAGCAGAGACAGAGGTGATTCTCTTTGGCTACAAGGATGGTAACCCTGCTCTTTTACACACCGAAGGAAGACCAGAGATTGATAAAAATGAATCAGGGGCTATCATAAATGCCCAGGTTCATTTTGTCGAGTTTCATCACCCAATATTAGAACAAGTTTTCAATTAG